GTTGGTGATGCCGATGCCGCCGACCAGCAGGGAGATGGCCGCGACCGCGCCGAGCAGGGCCGTGAAGATGCCGACGGTCGAGCTGACGGTCTCCTGCAGGGTGGCCTGGTTGAGGATGCGGTAGTCGGCGGTGGCCGTGGGGGTGATGTCGTGCCGCTGGTTGAGGATGTCCGTCACCTCGGCCTGAGCCGTGTCCGTCGTGCCGGCACCGGTCGCCTGCACGATGATCGAACTGAGCGACCCGAACCCGGTCAGACTCTGCTGTACGGCGGGCAACGGCACGATCGCGACGTCGTCGGCGTCCTGCATCCCCGAGGAACCCACCTCTTTGAGCACCCCGACCACCGTGAACGGCACCCCGGAGACACTGATCTGTTTGCCGACGGGGTCCGCCGCGCCGAACAGCTCCTCGGCCACGGTCCGCCCGATCACCATGACCTTCCGGGCGGCGAGCACGTCGTCGTTGATGAAGTAGGCGCCGCTCTCGACAGGCTTGTTCGTCGCCTCGAAGTAGCTCGGATAGGTGCCGACGAGCTGGGCGATCGTGTGACTGGCCCCCTCGTACACGGCGGCGGCCGAGGCCGCGGTCACCACCGGGGACACGCTCCTGACCGACGGGGCCTGTCCGCGGTCGGCCAGCGCCTTGGCATCGTCCAACGTGAGCTGCCTGGCCTGCGTACGCGGCCCGCCGCCCTGACCGCCTCCTCCGCCACCGCCACCGCCTCCGAAACCGCCCCCGGAGAAGGAGGCGGAGATGGTGAGGGTGTTGGAGCCGAGACGCTGGATGCTCTGCTGGATGCTCTGCGAGGCGCCCTCGCCGAAGGAGACCAGCAGGATCACCGCGGCCACCCCGATGAGGATGCCGAGCGTGGTCAGGAAGCTGCGCAGCTTGTTGGCCGCCAACCCGCGGAGGGCGAACCGGAGGATCTCGAACCAGCTCACGCGGGGACCTCCGGCATGCGCATACGGGGCGGGGGGCCGTCGACGGGCGCCTGGCGGCGGTCCTCGACGATCTGGCCGTCCACCAGGCGTATGACCCGCTTGGCATGCATGGCCACATCGTCCTCATGGGTGATGATCACGATTGTCCGGCCCGAGGTGCTCAGCCGGTCGAAGATCTCCAGCACGTCCCCGGTGGACTTGGTGTCGAGGTTTCCCGTCGGCTCGTCGGCGAGCAGGAGGGCGGGCGAGGTGACCAGCGCCCTGGCCACGGCCACCCGCTGCTGCTGGCCGCCGGAGAGCTCGTTCGGCTCGTGGCGGACCCGGTCGGCCAGGCCGACCTGGTCCAGGGCCGCCAGGGCGCGGGCGCGCCGCTCGGCCGCGCCGACCCCGCCGTACGCCATGGGCAGCTCGACGTTGGCGAGCGCGGTCATCCGGGGGATCAGGTTGAACGACTGGAACACGAAACCGATCTTCCGGTTGCGCAGGATGGCGAGCTGGCGCTCGTCCAGCGATCCGACGTCGGTGCCGTCGATGAGGTAGCGGCCGGAGGAGGGCACGTCCAGGCAGCCGAGGATGTTCATGAGTGTGGACTTGCCGGAGCCGGAGGCGCCCATGACGGCCACGTAGTCGCCGCGCTCGACGGTGAGGGACACGCCCCGCAGGGCACGGACCTGGGCGTCGCCCTCACCGTAGACCTTCGAGAGGTCCTGGACGGACAGGACGGGCGCGGTCACCGGCCACCCCCGCCGAGACCGCCGCCGCCCCCGCCACCGGTGCCCCCGCCACCGCGGCCGCCGCCACCGCCGAAGCCGGGGAAGCCGCCCTGCTGGGTGGTGCCGGTGGTCACCGGGCGGACGATCTGGTCGCTCTCGCCGAGCCCCGACTTGATCTCGGTGAGTGCGTCGCCCTTGACGCCGACCTCCACCTGGACGGGCACCTGCGCGCCGTTCCGCAGGACCGTCACGGTGCTCCGGCCACCCGCCGTGGAGACCACCGCCGAGGGGACCGCGAGCACGTTCCCGGCCTGGTCGATGATCACCTCGACCGTGGCCGTCTGGCCGAGCCGCACCTCTTCCGGCGTCTCGGTGAAGGAGATCGTCACCGGATACTGGACCACGTTGTTGCTGGTGGCGGCGGTCGGCTGGATCTGGGTGACCTTGCCGGTCGCGGTGACGCCGGTCAGCGCGTCGAACCGGATCGAGGCCGTCTGCCCGATCTTGAGCCTGATGACGTCGGACTCGGTGAAGTCGCCGACGAGCTGGAGCTTTCCGGTGTCGGCGATCTCGACGAAGCCGGTGGAGCTCTTGGTCGCGGAGCCGCTCGCCTTGGCGGTGGAGTCGCCGGAACCGCCGGACGACGCGGCGGTGGAGGAGCCGGACGCCCCCGAGGAGCCCCCGACCGTGCCGTTGACGGCGGTGACCGTGCCGGCGAACGGCGCCTTGATGACGGTGCCCGCCACCGTGCGCTGGGCCGCCCGATAGGTGTTCCTGGCGGTGACGTACTGGGCGTAGGAGGCGGCGGTGGAGGTGTCGTCGTCGGCGGTGTCGAGGGCCGCCGCGGCGGCGTCGAGGCTCTCCCGGGCGGACGTGTCGTCCAGCCGGGCCAGGACCTGCCCCTTGGCGACCTTCTCCCCGACCTTGACGTAGATCTTCTCCACCGTGCCGCTCGATCCGAAGGCGAGGGAGCGCGCCTGGGCGCTCGCCACCGTTCCGGAGGCGGACACCGAGGCGACGACCGTGCTCCGGGTCGCCGACACCGTCCGCGCCGAAGTCTCGGCGGAGGAGACCCCGCCGCCGAGAGAGGAGTAGGCGATCCCCGCGCCGCCCAGCAACAGGACCCCCAGGGTCCCGTTAACGATCAGCGCTCTGCGCTTGGTCGACAGCTTCACAGCGCTGTACTTTGACGCATTTTCCTGAGTCGTACCACTGGCTTCGACTGAAGGTTTGCTGCGGACTTCAAACCTGATACGCCAAAATCCGCAGGAAACGTTCAGGTATTTGTGAGGAGAGAGTGAATCGAGCAGGCCAGGATGGTCCGTCATGAGACCGACCGATCTCCCCAAGCCGCTGCGGACGGGAGGACTGGCGCTGGCCGCCCTTGTCCTGGTGGGCGCGGGCGTCCTCTACACGCTTGACGACGGCCCGTCCTCGGCGCCCCGGGTGGAGCTCGCCTCCGCCAAGCGGGGAACGGTGACGGCCGAGGTGTCCGCGGCGGGCAACACGGTGGACGACGGCACCCGCGAGCTCGCCTTCGGCGGGTCGGGCACGGTCACGAAGGTCTACGTCCGGGCCGGGGACAAGGTCGGCAAGGGCGACGTGCTGGCCAGGATCGACTCCGCACCCGCGCGCGAGCGCCACGCCGCGGCCGTGGCACGGCTGTCGGCGGCCCGGGAGGCGCTGGACGGAGCCGAGACCGCGGCGACGGCACAGCCCCAGCCACAGGCTCAGACTCGGAGCCAGACGCAGACGCAGACCCAGGACCGGACGTCGAGCGACTCCGCCCGGCAGGCGGCCTGCGAGCCCACGGCACGCCCCACCGGCACGCCCAGCCCGGACGGCACGCCCCGGCCGACGGGGAGGCCCGGACCGGACGGCACGCCCGGGCCGACGGGGACGGCCGGTCCGGCCCGCACGCCCACGCCGGCCGGATCGGAGCAGCCGGTGGCGGTGGTCCCGGCCGGATACTTCCCGGCATCGGTACGGACGTCGGCACCGACGCCCACACCGACGTCAACGCCCGCGCCGGTGCCGACGGCCACCGGCGACTCTCCCGAACCCGCTCCGACGGTGACCGTCACGGTCACGGCGACCCCCACGGTCACCGTGACCACCACGGCCACGGCCACGGTCACCGTGACCGCCACGCCGAGCACGGGCCGCCCGCCCACGAGCGCGGAGCCCACCAGGCCCGGCCCGGCGCCCAGCCTGTCGACGCAGCCGAGCGCGCACCCTGTGCCCACCTCGTCGGCCAGACCCACCGCGACCGGGACCGCGAAACCCCGCCCGACCTCGGAACCGACCGTCGGCCGGACTCCCGGCCCGCAGTCCACCGCCTGCCCGGGGCAGACCGGCCAGACTAAGCCCGGCACCACCGGGCAGACCGGGCAGTCTGGGCAGACCAAGACCGGCGCCACCGGCCAGACCGGCACCACCGGGCAGACCGGCGGCACCGGCGGGCAGCGGACGCTCAGCGTGGAGCAGGCCGAGGCCGACGTGAAGCGGGCGGAGGCCGACCTGACGGACGCCCGCGAGGAGCTGGCGGGTGTGCGGATCGTCGCTCCGGCGGACGGCACCGTCCTGTCGGTGGCCGGAACCGTCGGTGACAGCGTGGGCGCCGACGCGTTCCTCACCCTTGGAGATCTCGACGAGCTCCAGGTGGAGGCACTGGTCACCGAGTCGGACGTGGGCAAGCTGAAGCCGGGGCAGCCGGCGGCGATCACCCTGGCCACCGGGGAGGGCAAGAAGTACACCGGGACGGTGACCCGTGTCGCGCCCACGGCGACCGCCACCGGGCAGCTGGTGAGATACGGGGTCACGGTCGCGTTCGACAAGGCTCCGGCGGACCTCCTGGTCGGCCAGACCGCCACCGTCAGCGTGACGGTGGCCGAGTCGGAGCAGGCGCTCTACCTCCCGGCCCAGGCCGTGCGGTCCGGGGCCGGCGGGGCCTCGACGGTCACCGTCCAGGGCGGCGCCGAACGCGTCGTGAAGACCGGGGTCCGCAGCGACCAGTACGTCGAGATCCTCTCGGGGCTGGGAGAGAACGACCGGGTGGTGCTCCCCGGCGGCACGGCCACCGGAGGGTTCCCCGACGGTAGCTGGCCGGGAGGCCTCTGAGCCGGGCCGCGCCCGGAGGCGGCCCGCGCCCGGAGGCGGCCCGGCCACCGGCGTCCGTGCCGGTGGCCGGAGGAAGCAGGGCCGGGCCCCCACGGTGCGGGGCGGTCGCCGTCGGCGGCCGGGAGGCGTTCACCTCAGGCGACTCCGTCAGTCGTCGTCGGCCAAGGGGAGGGAGACCCGGAACGTCGAGCCCTCACCCGGGCATGACTCCACGGCGACCGTGCCGCCGTGGGCGTCGACGATGGCCGCGACGATGGCCAGGCCGAGACCGCTGCCACCGTCCTCCGGCGCGCGGCGGCCACGGGCGGAGTCGACGCGGTAGAAACGCTCGAAGACCCGCTCGCGCTGCTCGGCGCTGAGGCCCTGTCCCTCGTCGGCCACCTCGATGACCGCCGTGCCGTCCCGGGCGGAGAGCGCCATCCGCACGGGGGTGCCGTCCGGCGTGTGGGTGAGCGCGTTCGTCATCAGGTTGCCCACGACCTGGCGGAGCCGTACTTCGTCGCCGGAGACGATGAGCGCGGAGCCGTCCACCGAGAGGGTCACCTGGCGGGCGGGGGCGAGGATGCGGGCGTCGTGAACGGTGTCGGCGGCGATGGCGAGCAGGTCCACCGGGCGCATGGCCATCGGCCGCTGCTGGTCCATCCTGGCGAGCATGAGCAGGTCGTCGACCAGCAGGCCCATCCTGACCGCCTCGGACCCCATCCGGCGCAGCAGCGGGGCGGCGTCGATGTCGGGCGCCTGCTGGTAGAACTCGGCGAAGCCGCGGATCGAGGTCAGCGGGGTGCGGAGTTCGTGCGAGGCGTCGGCGACGAACCTGCGCATGCGCTCCTCGGAGCGACGGGCCGAGGCCTCCGACTCCGACCGGGCCTGGAAGGCGGTCTCGATCTGGGCGAGCATGCCGTTCAGCGACTGGCCGAGGCGGCCGACCTCGGTGCGCGGGTCGGCGTCGGGGACGCGGCGGCTCAGGTCTCCGGCGGCGATGGCCTGGGCGGTGCGCTCGATCTCCTCCAGCGGGCGCAGGCTCCGCCGTATGATCACCACCCCCGTCCCGGCGAGCACCAGCATCAGCCCGCCGCCGCCGAGCAGCTCCACCAGCGCGAGCTGCCCGACGATCTGCCGGACCTCGGACATGTCCACTGCCGTGACGAGGGTTCTCCCCTTCTCCAGGGGGGTGATGTGGATCCGCCACTCACCGCTGTCGAACGTCCCGGGTCCCTGGCCTGCGGGCACCTGCGGAAGGGGCTTGTCCTCCACGTCGGCGCCGCTGAACTCAAGGGTGGTCCCGCCTCTGGCGTCGCGGAACTCCACCCGGGTGTCGGCCGGGAGCGGCTTGCCGACCAGCATGGCCGCTCCGCGGTTCAGCCGCCGCACCACGTTTTCGGCGGTCAGGTCTATCTGGCTGTCCACACGGTCGATGAGGTAGCCGCGCATGATCGAGACGCTGCCGATGCCGATGAGGGTGAGCGCGATGGCCAGCAGGACCAGGATGACCGCGATCAGCCTCACCCGCAGCGGGGTCCCGTTGAGCGTCACGGGGCGGGGGGGAGGCGCAGGACGTAGCCGACCCCGCGCAGGGTGTGGATCAGCCGGGGGTCGACGTTGTCGATCTTCCGGCGGAGGACGGAGACATAGGACTCCACGATCCCGACATCGCCCCGGAAGTCGTAGTCCCACACGTGGTCGAGGATCTGCGCCTTGGACAGCACCCGTCCGGCGTTCGCCATGAAGTAGCGCAGGAGCTTGAACTCCGTCGGCGACAGCGCCACGGCCCTGCCCCTGCGCCACACCTCGTGGCTCTCCTCGTCGAGCTCGATGTCGGCGAAGGTCAGCCGGGGCGGACGCGCGAACAGGTCTCCCGAACCGGTACGGCGCAGCACGGCCCGGATCCGGGCGACGACCTCCTCCAGGCTGAACGGCTTGGTCACGTAGTCGTCCCCGCCGACCGTCAGCCCCCGGATCTTGTCCTCGACGGCGTCGCGCGCGGTGAGGAAGACCACGGGCGTGTCGGTGCCGCCGCCGCGCAGGCGCCGCACGACGTCGAACCCGTCCATGTCGGGCAGCATCACGTCGAGGACGATGAGGTCGGGGCGGTGGCGCTGAACCGCGGCGACGGCGTCGGTCCCGTTGCCCGCCGTGTTCACCCCGAACCCGGCGAACCGCAGGCTCGCGGCCAGGAGCTCGAGGATGTTGGGCTCGTCCTCGACGATCAGCAAGCTGGCTTCAGGTGCGTCGGTCACGGATTTTATCTTCACTCGCCCACATGAAAAAGCAGTTAAATGGTCAGCCTCGAGGCTAACCCCACAATATGCCTGGCAATGGCCAGACTGGAGGTCGCGGCCGGTGAGGGGGCGTTCCGCACCAGGACGACCCGGCCGTGCACGTCGATCGCGAAGTCGTCGAGCATGCTCCCGTCCCTGGCCACGGCCTGGGCCCGGACGCCACCGGCCGTCCTGACGAGGTCGGCCCTGGTGAGCGCGGGCACGTAGCGGCGAGCGGCGGCCAGGAAATGCCCCTTCGCCATCGAACCCAGCACCTCCCGCACCCCGGTCCGCCAGTGCGTGGCGGCCAGCCGCCGGGTGCCCTCCCAGGCCAGGACCCGGCGCAGGTCGGTGAGATCGATATCACCCCACGAGTAGCCCTCCAGAGCCAGGGCCATGACCGCGTTGGGGCCGACCAGCACCTCGCCGTCGATCCTGCGGGTCAGGTGGACGCCGAGGAACGGGTAACGGGGGTCGGGCACCGGGTAGATCAGCCCGCGGACCAGGTCCTTCGCCGTGCCGGCCAGCGCGTAGTACTCACCGCGGAAGGGGACGATCCGCACGTCGCCGGCGGCTCCGGCCATCCGGGCGACGTTGTCGGTGCCCAGCCCGGCGCAGACGATCAGCCGGTCGAACCTCAGCTTCCGCTGCCCGGCCAGCACCTCCACCCCGCCCGCGGTCTCCCGCAGAGCGCGAACCGGGTGGGAGAGCAGCACCGAGCCGCCCGTCTCCTGCACGTCCCGGGCCAGGCGGCGGGCGACGGCGGGGAAGTCGGCGATCGCGGTGTGCGGGGAGTGCACGGCGGCCACCCCTACCGTGTGCGGTTCGATCTCGCGCAGCGCCAGCGCGTCCAGCTCGGCGATGCCGGGGACCCCGTTGGCGCGGGCACGGTCGGCGATCCTCCGCAGCCCCGGCCGCTCGGCCGAGGTGGAGGCGACGACGAGCTTGCCGACCTCCTCGTAGGGGATGCGGTGCTCCGCGCAGTATTGCCTGAGCATCGCCACCCCCTCGCGGCAGAGCCGGGCTTTGAGCGATCCCGGCTGGTAGTAGATTCCCGCGTGGACGACCCCGCTGTTGTGACCGGTCTGGTGGGCCCCGACACGAGCCTCCTTGTCGAGGACGGTCACCGTGGCACCACGGGTCCGCGCCACCTCTCTGGCCACCGCCAGACCCACGATTCCCGCTCCGACGATCCCGATGTCCACGGCGTGACTCTACCGGCCGACCCGCCGCCCTTCCCAGGGGCGAACGGCCGTTTTCGGGCGATACGGCACGCGGAGCCGATGATCACCAGGTGAGGGGAGGGTCAGCGCATCCGGCCGAAGGCCGCGCGCAGGCGGCGCACCTCCCTCAGCCGTGCCTCGTAGGTCGCGCCGACCACGAGGAGGAGCAGCCCACCGGCCGCCATCGGCACCCATCGCGGCACGGCCACGGCGAGCTGCGCGATCCACGGGGCCAGCTCGTGCAGGGCGACGACGGCCAGGGTGAGCCCGCCGAGGAGCACGGGGGCCTGGAGCCGGAAACGCGCCCCGGCCAGCAGCACGGTCAGCGAGGCCGCGCCGAGCAGCAGCGGTCGGCCCCAGCCGGTGTCACCGAGCATCGCGATCATGCTCGGGAGCAGGCTGGAGGCGAGGCCGCCCCCGTAGGAGACCCAGGAGGAGGTCTCCCGGTTCCTGGCCCGCCACCAGCCGAACACCAGCAGGACCAGCGAGAACGGCACCGTGTAGGCCTCGACGACCGTGATGTCGGAGGCGAGCAGCCGTAACCAGGAGGCCGCCAGCAGGAAGCCCGTCCCCACGTATCCCGCCCACCGCCGGTCGGCGCGGAGCGCCGTACCGGCCATCAGCACGCCGACGACCGCGCAGGCCAGCCCGGCCAGCGGCAGATCGGCGGCGCCGAGCGGCAGGCCGGCCGCGGCCAGGGCGTACCCGGCCGTCTCCACGCCGATCGCGGGCGTCGCGCTCCCGAACCTGCCCGCCACGGCCGCGGCCAGGCAGGCGACGGCGAGCACGCCGAACGCCGCATGCCGTACCGGCAGGTCAAGCGCCACCCCTGCGGCGAAGGCCTCGCCCCCGGCGAGCAGCGTCGCCAGCCCCGCCCCGGCGACCCGTACGGCCCGCGCCCGCCCGTACAGCGCGACCGTTCCCGCGGTGACCGCCACGAGCGGCAGCACGA
Above is a genomic segment from Streptosporangium album containing:
- a CDS encoding ABC transporter permease → MSWFEILRFALRGLAANKLRSFLTTLGILIGVAAVILLVSFGEGASQSIQQSIQRLGSNTLTISASFSGGGFGGGGGGGGGGQGGGPRTQARQLTLDDAKALADRGQAPSVRSVSPVVTAASAAAVYEGASHTIAQLVGTYPSYFEATNKPVESGAYFINDDVLAARKVMVIGRTVAEELFGAADPVGKQISVSGVPFTVVGVLKEVGSSGMQDADDVAIVPLPAVQQSLTGFGSLSSIIVQATGAGTTDTAQAEVTDILNQRHDITPTATADYRILNQATLQETVSSTVGIFTALLGAVAAISLLVGGIGITNIMLVTVTERTREIGIRKAIGAPRSAILGQFLLEATVLSLVGGLSGVAIAFLGTRFTIAGIEPVIVPSSIVLALGVCAGIGLFFGGYPANRAARLRPIQALRHE
- a CDS encoding ABC transporter ATP-binding protein, translated to MTAPVLSVQDLSKVYGEGDAQVRALRGVSLTVERGDYVAVMGASGSGKSTLMNILGCLDVPSSGRYLIDGTDVGSLDERQLAILRNRKIGFVFQSFNLIPRMTALANVELPMAYGGVGAAERRARALAALDQVGLADRVRHEPNELSGGQQQRVAVARALVTSPALLLADEPTGNLDTKSTGDVLEIFDRLSTSGRTIVIITHEDDVAMHAKRVIRLVDGQIVEDRRQAPVDGPPPRMRMPEVPA
- a CDS encoding efflux RND transporter periplasmic adaptor subunit; the encoded protein is MKLSTKRRALIVNGTLGVLLLGGAGIAYSSLGGGVSSAETSARTVSATRSTVVASVSASGTVASAQARSLAFGSSGTVEKIYVKVGEKVAKGQVLARLDDTSARESLDAAAAALDTADDDTSTAASYAQYVTARNTYRAAQRTVAGTVIKAPFAGTVTAVNGTVGGSSGASGSSTAASSGGSGDSTAKASGSATKSSTGFVEIADTGKLQLVGDFTESDVIRLKIGQTASIRFDALTGVTATGKVTQIQPTAATSNNVVQYPVTISFTETPEEVRLGQTATVEVIIDQAGNVLAVPSAVVSTAGGRSTVTVLRNGAQVPVQVEVGVKGDALTEIKSGLGESDQIVRPVTTGTTQQGGFPGFGGGGGRGGGGTGGGGGGGLGGGGR
- a CDS encoding efflux RND transporter periplasmic adaptor subunit, producing the protein MRPTDLPKPLRTGGLALAALVLVGAGVLYTLDDGPSSAPRVELASAKRGTVTAEVSAAGNTVDDGTRELAFGGSGTVTKVYVRAGDKVGKGDVLARIDSAPARERHAAAVARLSAAREALDGAETAATAQPQPQAQTRSQTQTQTQDRTSSDSARQAACEPTARPTGTPSPDGTPRPTGRPGPDGTPGPTGTAGPARTPTPAGSEQPVAVVPAGYFPASVRTSAPTPTPTSTPAPVPTATGDSPEPAPTVTVTVTATPTVTVTTTATATVTVTATPSTGRPPTSAEPTRPGPAPSLSTQPSAHPVPTSSARPTATGTAKPRPTSEPTVGRTPGPQSTACPGQTGQTKPGTTGQTGQSGQTKTGATGQTGTTGQTGGTGGQRTLSVEQAEADVKRAEADLTDAREELAGVRIVAPADGTVLSVAGTVGDSVGADAFLTLGDLDELQVEALVTESDVGKLKPGQPAAITLATGEGKKYTGTVTRVAPTATATGQLVRYGVTVAFDKAPADLLVGQTATVSVTVAESEQALYLPAQAVRSGAGGASTVTVQGGAERVVKTGVRSDQYVEILSGLGENDRVVLPGGTATGGFPDGSWPGGL
- a CDS encoding sensor histidine kinase, which translates into the protein MTLNGTPLRVRLIAVILVLLAIALTLIGIGSVSIMRGYLIDRVDSQIDLTAENVVRRLNRGAAMLVGKPLPADTRVEFRDARGGTTLEFSGADVEDKPLPQVPAGQGPGTFDSGEWRIHITPLEKGRTLVTAVDMSEVRQIVGQLALVELLGGGGLMLVLAGTGVVIIRRSLRPLEEIERTAQAIAAGDLSRRVPDADPRTEVGRLGQSLNGMLAQIETAFQARSESEASARRSEERMRRFVADASHELRTPLTSIRGFAEFYQQAPDIDAAPLLRRMGSEAVRMGLLVDDLLMLARMDQQRPMAMRPVDLLAIAADTVHDARILAPARQVTLSVDGSALIVSGDEVRLRQVVGNLMTNALTHTPDGTPVRMALSARDGTAVIEVADEGQGLSAEQRERVFERFYRVDSARGRRAPEDGGSGLGLAIVAAIVDAHGGTVAVESCPGEGSTFRVSLPLADDD
- a CDS encoding response regulator transcription factor, with protein sequence MTDAPEASLLIVEDEPNILELLAASLRFAGFGVNTAGNGTDAVAAVQRHRPDLIVLDVMLPDMDGFDVVRRLRGGGTDTPVVFLTARDAVEDKIRGLTVGGDDYVTKPFSLEEVVARIRAVLRRTGSGDLFARPPRLTFADIELDEESHEVWRRGRAVALSPTEFKLLRYFMANAGRVLSKAQILDHVWDYDFRGDVGIVESYVSVLRRKIDNVDPRLIHTLRGVGYVLRLPPAP
- the lhgO gene encoding L-2-hydroxyglutarate oxidase, translating into MDIGIVGAGIVGLAVAREVARTRGATVTVLDKEARVGAHQTGHNSGVVHAGIYYQPGSLKARLCREGVAMLRQYCAEHRIPYEEVGKLVVASTSAERPGLRRIADRARANGVPGIAELDALALREIEPHTVGVAAVHSPHTAIADFPAVARRLARDVQETGGSVLLSHPVRALRETAGGVEVLAGQRKLRFDRLIVCAGLGTDNVARMAGAAGDVRIVPFRGEYYALAGTAKDLVRGLIYPVPDPRYPFLGVHLTRRIDGEVLVGPNAVMALALEGYSWGDIDLTDLRRVLAWEGTRRLAATHWRTGVREVLGSMAKGHFLAAARRYVPALTRADLVRTAGGVRAQAVARDGSMLDDFAIDVHGRVVLVRNAPSPAATSSLAIARHIVGLASRLTI